One Macadamia integrifolia cultivar HAES 741 unplaced genomic scaffold, SCU_Mint_v3 scaffold1043, whole genome shotgun sequence DNA segment encodes these proteins:
- the LOC122062467 gene encoding putative UPF0481 protein At3g02645, with product MIILICCSWYPLLVGKNGWELHSMATDEGLDDRQMNNEEIKKLAKSIEGKLEEISYLQSDYDIYRVPRQLHKLSPEAYTPHSVSIGPLHHKDEHLRTMETHKLRYLKRLLNRQPTKKTLDVYVKGVSKLENKARNCYSDVGFEKDEFVKMMVMDGCFILEFFQTNLKREKDHLRSNTSWFWEIMHDLMKPENQIPLFVLEHLHGLIFDLHEEWAQFNFCYHIYVTFLILFAPGFHAPIINSEELKSLPFPGGGPKHILDLLRYVLVPPSSQWTMEPGGEILSLTCCASNLKSAGVKFRKREYSKSSKTYLFDITFDMDNGVLTIPTIELDDSTELILRNLTAFKQGQNCIEYFTSYAFFMDGLIDAVKDVELLQQKGIIINILGSAEEAVNLFNNICKGLSLRNPIFSSVIKDLENYHNNSWNKRKANLKQNYFNTPWASISVGAAVFLLILTIIQTVCSILQLKP from the coding sequence ATGATCATCTTAATTTGTTGCTCATGGTATCCTCTACTAGTTGGAAAGAACGGTTGGGAGCTTCATTCAATGGCCACGGATGAAGGACTTGATGATCGCCAAATGAACAACGAGGAAATCAAGAAATTGGCGAAGTCCATTGAGGGAAAACTAGAAGAGATCAGTTACTTGCAATCCGATTATGATATATACCGAGTTCCCAGGCAGCTTCACAAGCTAAGTCCAGAAGCCTACACACCTCACTCAGTCTCAATTGGGCCTTTGCACCATAAAGACGAACATTTACGGACTATGGAAACACATAAGTTGCGCTATTTAAAGCGTCTTCTAAATCGACAACCTACAAAGAAAACCTTAGATGTTTACGTCAAAGGTGTGAGTAAATTGGAAAATAAAGCTCGGAACTGTTATTCAGATGTTGGCTTCGAAAAAGATGAATTTGTAAAGATGATGGTGATGGATGGTTGCTTTATACTTGAGTTCTTCCAGACAAAtctgaaaagggaaaaggaTCATTTAAGATCAAATACTTCATGGTTTTGGGAAATTATGCATGACCTGATGAAGCCTGAAAATCAGATTCCCTTGTTTGTTCTTGAGCATTTACATGGCCTAATCTTTGATCTTCATGAAGAGTGGGCCCAATTCAATTTTTGTTATCATATCTATGTGACGTTCTTAATACTCTTTGCACCAGGATTCCATGCCCCAATCATTAATAGTGAAGAACTAAAATCGTTACCATTTCCAGGGGGCGGGCCAAAGCATATCcttgatcttttaagatacgtCCTCGTCCCGCCATCATCTCAGTGGACGATGGAACCTGGTGGAGAGATTTTGTCGCTTACATGTTGTGCCTCAAATCTTAAGAGTGCTGGTGTGAAGTTTCGGAAGAGGGAGTATTCTAAATCTTCAAAGACGTATTTATTCGACATAACCTTCGACATGGACAATGGAGTATTGACAATCCCAACAATCGAGCTCGATGATAGCACAGAACTCATCCTTAGAAACCTTACTGCCTTTAAACAAGGTCAAAATTGTATAGAATATTTTACAAGCTATGCATTCTTCATGGATGGTCTCATTGACGCTGTCAAAGACGTCGAGTTGCTACAGCAGAAGGGAATTATTATAAACATCCTTGGCAGTGCAGAAGAAGCGGTGAACTTATTTAACAACATTTGCAAAGGTCTTTCCCTCAGGAATCCCATTTTCTCTAGTGTTATCAAGGATTTGGAGAACTATCACAATAACTCATGGAATAAAAGGAAGGCAAATTTGAAGCAGAACTATTTCAACACGCCATGGGCATCAATTTCAGTCGGTGCTGCGGTGTTCCTCCTCATCTTGACGATCATACAAACTGTTTGTTCCATCTTACAACTTAAACCATGA